The following are encoded in a window of Massilia sp. R2A-15 genomic DNA:
- a CDS encoding 5'-3' exonuclease H3TH domain-containing protein: MGKLLAIDGLNIVRRVYEASQEPDSHEKASIALRHALSSFRRLLEAHEPTHVLAAFDFGGTTWRHELYPRYREQRAPMPSYLREALPGFHDKLRDAGLHVLMLPGVEADDVIGTGVLRWLSEGRGEAIIATTDKDLHGLIAHGALVWDHFKGEWHDDAWVRNKFGVAPELLVDLLALMGDVTDGVPGVSKVGMKTAAKLLNAYGDLDAVIAGAGILKTPIGERLRAERAILDVSRQLVRLKTDVQLGVTWKMLAYETF; encoded by the coding sequence ATGGGCAAGCTGCTAGCCATCGACGGACTCAATATCGTGCGGCGCGTGTACGAAGCGAGCCAGGAGCCCGACTCGCATGAAAAGGCGTCGATCGCGCTGCGCCACGCGCTGTCGTCGTTCCGCCGCCTGCTCGAAGCGCACGAGCCGACCCACGTGCTGGCGGCGTTCGACTTCGGCGGCACGACCTGGCGCCACGAGCTGTATCCGCGCTACCGCGAGCAGCGCGCGCCGATGCCGTCGTACCTGCGCGAGGCGCTGCCGGGCTTTCACGACAAGCTGCGCGACGCCGGCCTGCACGTGCTGATGCTGCCGGGCGTCGAGGCCGACGACGTGATCGGCACCGGCGTGCTGCGCTGGCTGTCCGAGGGCCGCGGCGAAGCCATCATCGCCACCACCGACAAGGACCTGCACGGCCTGATCGCCCACGGCGCGCTGGTGTGGGACCACTTCAAGGGCGAGTGGCACGACGACGCCTGGGTGCGCAACAAGTTCGGCGTGGCGCCGGAACTGCTGGTCGACCTGCTGGCGCTGATGGGCGACGTCACCGACGGCGTGCCGGGCGTATCAAAGGTCGGCATGAAGACGGCGGCCAAGCTGCTCAATGCCTACGGCGACCTCGATGCCGTGATTGCCGGCGCCGGCATCCTGAAGACTCCGATCGGCGAGAGGCTGCGTGCCGAGCGTGCGATACTCGACGTGTCGCGCCAGCTGGTGCGGCTCAAGACCGACGTGCAGCTGGGCGTGACGTGGAAGATGCTGGCGTACGAAACTTTCTAG
- a CDS encoding glutathione S-transferase family protein: MIVVHHLNNSRSQRILWLLEELGLDYEIRKYQRDPKTMLAPPELRAIHPLGKSPVITDGDVTVAESGAIIEYLLERYGNGRFVPAAGTPDKRRYTYFLHYAEGSAMTPLLLKLVFDRVETSPMPFFAKPIARGIAQKVKSSYVMPQIVQHLDYLEGELGKSAWFAGEQFTAADIQLSFVLEAAAARGGLGAQYPNLTAWLARIHARPAYQRALERGGKYDYAK; this comes from the coding sequence ATGATCGTCGTCCACCACCTCAATAATTCGCGTTCCCAGCGCATCCTCTGGCTGCTCGAAGAACTGGGGCTGGACTACGAGATCAGGAAGTACCAGCGCGATCCGAAGACCATGCTGGCGCCGCCCGAACTGCGCGCGATCCACCCGCTCGGCAAGTCGCCGGTGATCACCGACGGCGATGTCACCGTGGCCGAATCGGGCGCGATCATCGAATACCTGCTTGAACGTTACGGCAACGGACGCTTCGTGCCCGCGGCCGGCACGCCGGACAAGCGCCGCTACACCTACTTCCTGCATTACGCGGAAGGCTCGGCGATGACGCCGCTGCTGCTCAAGCTCGTGTTCGACCGCGTCGAAACGAGCCCGATGCCGTTCTTCGCCAAACCGATCGCGCGCGGCATCGCGCAGAAGGTCAAGAGCTCGTATGTGATGCCGCAGATCGTCCAGCACCTCGACTACCTCGAAGGGGAGCTGGGCAAGTCGGCCTGGTTCGCCGGCGAGCAGTTCACCGCCGCCGACATCCAGCTCAGTTTCGTGCTGGAGGCAGCGGCCGCGCGCGGCGGCCTGGGCGCGCAGTATCCGAACCTGACGGCATGGCTCGCGCGCATCCACGCGCGGCCCGCCTACCAGCGCGCCCTGGAGCGGGGCGGCAAATACGATTATGCAAAATAA
- a CDS encoding FMN-binding glutamate synthase family protein produces MSIPSGRYMALLIAAFVFLLSLWMGLKGEDGWWLAVPSGALVLVGMADLLQTRHALRRNYPIMAHFRYFFESIRPEIRQYFLEDDTDAKPFSRNQRSIVYQRAKVETDKRPFGTQLDLYQAGYEWINHSIRPADNAGHDFRIEIGNHPDCPRAQPYLASVFNISAMSFGALSANAILALNAGAKAGGFMHDTGEGSISRYHREHGGDLVWEIGSGYFGCRNDDGSFSEERFVANAASAQVKMIEVKLSQGAKPGQGGILPGAKVTIEIAAARGVPPGRDCLSPARHSAFSTPVGLLNFVERLRTLSSGKPTGFKLAIGHPWEFFAIVKAMLETGITPDFIVVDGGEGGTGAAPVEFSDHVGTPLQEALLLVHNTLVGAGLRERIKIGASGKIVTAFDVARTIALGADWCNSARGFMFALGCVQSQNCHTDRCPTGVATQDAQRQKALDVPDKSQRVAHFHQNTMKALSELIAAAGLTHPSQLKPHHIVRRVSPNQVKLASALLPYLTPGELLDPAQLHRLPPVFGLYWPVAQAGSFQPLPEAPVKPHRLHAATASDSMQ; encoded by the coding sequence ATGTCGATTCCATCCGGCCGATACATGGCTTTGCTGATCGCTGCCTTCGTGTTCCTGCTGTCGTTGTGGATGGGCCTCAAGGGCGAGGACGGCTGGTGGCTCGCGGTGCCGAGCGGCGCGCTGGTGCTCGTTGGCATGGCCGACCTGTTGCAGACGCGCCACGCGCTGCGCCGCAACTATCCGATCATGGCGCACTTCCGCTATTTCTTCGAATCGATCCGGCCCGAGATCCGCCAGTACTTCCTGGAGGATGACACCGACGCCAAGCCTTTCTCGCGCAACCAGCGCAGCATCGTCTACCAGCGCGCCAAGGTGGAAACCGACAAGCGTCCGTTCGGCACCCAGCTCGACCTGTACCAGGCCGGCTACGAGTGGATCAACCATTCGATCCGCCCCGCCGACAACGCCGGCCACGACTTTCGCATCGAGATCGGCAACCATCCGGACTGCCCGCGCGCCCAGCCCTACCTGGCAAGCGTCTTCAATATCTCGGCGATGAGCTTCGGGGCGCTGTCGGCCAACGCGATCCTGGCGCTGAACGCCGGCGCCAAAGCGGGCGGCTTCATGCACGACACCGGCGAGGGCAGCATCAGCCGGTACCACCGCGAACACGGCGGCGACCTGGTGTGGGAAATCGGCTCGGGCTACTTCGGCTGCCGCAACGATGACGGCAGTTTTTCGGAGGAGCGCTTCGTCGCCAATGCGGCCAGCGCGCAAGTGAAGATGATCGAGGTGAAGCTGTCGCAGGGCGCCAAGCCGGGCCAGGGCGGCATCCTGCCCGGCGCCAAGGTGACGATCGAGATCGCCGCCGCGCGCGGCGTGCCGCCGGGGCGCGACTGCCTGTCGCCGGCCCGCCACTCGGCGTTTTCGACGCCCGTCGGCCTGCTCAATTTCGTCGAGCGGCTGCGCACTCTGTCGAGCGGCAAGCCGACCGGCTTCAAGCTGGCGATCGGTCACCCGTGGGAGTTTTTCGCCATCGTCAAGGCGATGCTCGAAACCGGCATCACGCCCGACTTCATCGTCGTCGACGGTGGCGAAGGCGGCACCGGCGCGGCGCCGGTGGAGTTCTCCGACCACGTCGGCACGCCCTTGCAGGAAGCGCTGCTGCTGGTGCATAACACCCTGGTCGGCGCCGGCCTGCGCGAGCGCATCAAGATCGGCGCGTCCGGCAAGATCGTCACCGCGTTCGACGTCGCGCGCACCATCGCGCTGGGCGCCGACTGGTGCAACTCGGCGCGCGGCTTCATGTTCGCGCTTGGCTGCGTGCAGTCGCAGAACTGCCACACCGACCGCTGCCCGACCGGCGTCGCCACCCAGGATGCACAGCGCCAGAAGGCGCTCGACGTGCCCGACAAGTCACAGCGTGTCGCGCACTTCCACCAGAATACGATGAAGGCGCTGTCCGAGTTGATTGCCGCGGCCGGCCTGACCCACCCATCGCAGCTGAAACCGCACCACATCGTGAGGCGCGTCTCGCCCAACCAGGTCAAGCTTGCCTCCGCGCTGCTGCCCTACCTGACGCCCGGCGAACTGCTCGACCCGGCGCAGCTGCATCGGCTGCCGCCGGTATTCGGCCTGTACTGGCCGGTCGCGCAGGCCGGCTCTTTCCAGCCGCTGCCCGAAGCACCAGTCAAGCCACACCGATTGCACGCCGCGACGGCGTCCGATAGTATGCAATGA
- a CDS encoding CocE/NonD family hydrolase: MSHRVTLHLSALSLILAALPALAQTPAMAPDIPSAKFVAQIPGADYVKQVVMIPMRDGVKLHTVIVIPKGAAHAPMMLTRTPYNAAKRAERNISPHMASILPEGDDGFIANGYIRVFQDVRGKYGSEGDYVMTRPIRGPLNDTPVDHATDAYDTIDWLVKNVPQSNGKVGMVGSSYEGFTVLMALADPHPALKAAVPMSPMVDGWRGDDWFHNGAFRTTNIDYIGGQTAARGEGARLSTGVYDDYDAWLRAGSVSDYAKQFGAEQLNFTKKIFEHPAYDSYWQGQALDRILGARPLKVPTMTVVGRWDQEDIYGAYATYAATEPKDTRNDMNHLVVGPWRHSGVNFNGSSLGALQFTGDTAAEFRRDVMLPFFNQYLKDGAPAANTPPVFSYQTGTNKWQRLNQWPLAPAAAPIYLKDGSRLGFDKPAGGAQFDEYVSDPAKPVPFVHRPVRMAEGKVWQPWLVADQRGFSDRTDVLTYVTEPLKAPLQISGEPMVNLFASTSGTDADWVVKLIDVYPDEVSTQPEMGGYQLGISMDIFRGRYRQGFDKPAAIPAGKVEKYRFALPNADHVFLPGHRVMVQIQSSWFPLYDRNPQTFVPNIFYAKPGDYRKATQRIYHAPGMESTIELPVVGKAAL; this comes from the coding sequence ATGTCCCATCGAGTCACGCTTCACCTGTCCGCGCTGTCCCTGATCCTCGCCGCGCTGCCCGCCCTCGCCCAGACCCCGGCGATGGCGCCGGACATCCCGAGCGCCAAGTTCGTCGCCCAGATCCCCGGCGCCGACTACGTCAAGCAGGTCGTGATGATCCCGATGCGCGACGGCGTCAAGCTCCACACGGTGATCGTGATCCCGAAAGGCGCGGCCCATGCGCCGATGATGCTGACCCGGACTCCCTACAACGCGGCCAAGCGCGCCGAGCGCAACATCAGCCCGCACATGGCGTCGATCCTGCCCGAGGGCGACGACGGCTTCATCGCCAACGGCTACATCCGCGTGTTCCAGGACGTGCGCGGCAAGTATGGCTCGGAAGGCGACTACGTGATGACGCGCCCAATCCGCGGGCCGCTCAACGACACCCCGGTGGACCACGCGACCGACGCTTACGACACGATCGACTGGCTGGTGAAGAACGTCCCGCAAAGTAACGGCAAGGTCGGCATGGTCGGCTCGTCGTACGAAGGCTTCACCGTGCTGATGGCGCTGGCCGATCCGCACCCAGCGCTCAAGGCCGCGGTGCCAATGAGCCCGATGGTGGACGGCTGGCGCGGCGACGACTGGTTCCATAACGGCGCCTTCCGCACCACCAACATCGATTACATCGGCGGCCAGACCGCCGCCCGCGGCGAAGGCGCGCGCCTGTCGACCGGCGTGTACGACGACTACGATGCGTGGCTGCGCGCCGGCTCGGTGTCCGACTACGCGAAGCAGTTCGGCGCCGAGCAGCTCAATTTCACGAAGAAGATTTTCGAACACCCGGCCTACGACAGCTACTGGCAGGGCCAGGCGCTCGACCGCATCCTTGGCGCCCGTCCGTTGAAGGTGCCGACCATGACCGTGGTGGGGCGCTGGGACCAGGAAGACATCTACGGCGCCTACGCGACCTACGCCGCGACCGAGCCGAAGGACACGCGCAACGACATGAACCACCTGGTGGTGGGACCGTGGCGTCACAGCGGCGTCAATTTCAACGGCTCGAGCCTTGGCGCGCTGCAGTTCACCGGCGACACCGCGGCCGAATTCCGCCGCGACGTGATGCTGCCCTTCTTCAACCAGTACCTGAAGGATGGCGCCCCGGCCGCGAACACGCCGCCGGTGTTCTCGTACCAGACCGGCACCAACAAGTGGCAGCGCCTGAACCAGTGGCCGCTGGCGCCGGCCGCCGCGCCGATCTACCTGAAGGATGGCTCCCGCCTCGGCTTCGACAAGCCCGCCGGCGGCGCGCAGTTCGACGAGTACGTGTCCGACCCGGCCAAGCCGGTGCCGTTCGTGCATCGCCCGGTGCGCATGGCCGAAGGCAAGGTGTGGCAGCCATGGCTGGTGGCCGACCAGCGCGGCTTCTCCGACCGCACCGACGTGCTGACCTACGTGACCGAACCGCTGAAGGCGCCGCTGCAAATCTCTGGCGAGCCGATGGTCAACCTGTTCGCCTCGACCAGCGGCACCGACGCCGACTGGGTGGTCAAGCTGATCGACGTGTATCCCGACGAAGTGTCCACGCAGCCGGAGATGGGAGGCTACCAACTGGGCATTTCGATGGACATCTTCCGCGGCCGCTACCGCCAGGGCTTCGACAAGCCGGCAGCTATCCCGGCAGGCAAAGTGGAGAAGTACCGCTTCGCGCTGCCGAACGCCGACCACGTATTCCTGCCCGGCCACCGCGTGATGGTGCAGATCCAGTCCAGCTGGTTCCCGCTGTACGACCGCAACCCGCAGACCTTCGTGCCGAACATCTTCTACGCCAAGCCCGGCGACTACCGCAAGGCCACCCAGCGCATCTATCACGCGCCGGGCATGGAGAGCACGATTGAACTGCCGGTGGTTGGAAAGGCGGCCCTGTAA
- a CDS encoding DUF72 domain-containing protein, with translation MGKIYIGMSGWRYPPWRGTFYPDGLAQHRELEFASRAVSSIELNGSFYSLQRPESYAAWHDETPPGFVFSVKGNRFLTHILRLKNIDGPLANVLASGVFKLGEKLGPFLWQFPPNFHFDPETMEHFLSLLPHDTDAGLELALKHEARMNGRTALEVGKKRKLRHAIEIRHESFIDEAFIALLRKYKVAVVVADTAGKWPYIEDVTADFIYLRLHGDKELYASGYTEKALDRWAERIGAWSTGGQPEDAHLVSSKAPPKRASRDVFCYFDNDVKVRAPFDARRLIEKLGLDPEGKLTPLD, from the coding sequence ATGGGCAAGATCTACATCGGGATGTCGGGCTGGCGCTACCCGCCGTGGCGCGGCACGTTCTATCCCGATGGCCTGGCCCAGCACCGCGAGCTCGAATTCGCCTCGCGCGCGGTGTCCTCGATCGAACTCAATGGCTCGTTCTACTCCCTGCAGCGGCCGGAAAGCTACGCCGCCTGGCATGACGAAACGCCGCCCGGCTTCGTCTTCAGCGTCAAGGGCAACCGCTTCCTGACGCACATCCTGCGCCTCAAGAACATCGACGGGCCGCTGGCCAACGTGCTGGCGTCCGGCGTGTTCAAGCTGGGCGAAAAGCTCGGCCCCTTCCTATGGCAGTTCCCGCCCAACTTCCATTTCGATCCCGAGACGATGGAGCATTTCCTCAGCCTGCTGCCGCACGATACCGATGCGGGGCTGGAGCTGGCGCTAAAACACGAGGCGCGCATGAACGGGCGGACCGCGCTGGAGGTCGGCAAGAAGCGCAAGCTGCGCCACGCGATCGAGATCCGCCACGAGAGCTTCATCGACGAGGCCTTCATCGCGCTGCTGCGCAAGTACAAGGTGGCGGTGGTGGTGGCCGATACCGCCGGCAAGTGGCCGTATATCGAGGATGTGACCGCGGACTTCATCTACCTGCGGCTGCATGGCGACAAGGAGCTGTATGCAAGCGGCTACACCGAGAAGGCACTGGACCGTTGGGCGGAGAGGATCGGCGCTTGGTCCACGGGCGGGCAACCGGAGGATGCGCACCTGGTGTCGTCAAAAGCGCCGCCAAAGCGCGCGAGCCGCGATGTGTTCTGTTACTTCGACAACGACGTGAAGGTGCGCGCGCCGTTCGATGCGCGCAGGCTGATCGAGAAACTTGGGCTGGATCCGGAGGGGAAGCTGACGCCGCTCGATTGA
- a CDS encoding DUF6587 family protein gives MVQNLVVALIVGFAALYVARKYLPASWRTKLVYLLTKRGASQSKVASWLNTESSCGSGCDTCKACEEPKEHVIKIVRR, from the coding sequence ATGGTCCAGAACCTGGTCGTCGCGCTGATCGTCGGGTTTGCCGCCCTGTACGTGGCGCGCAAGTACCTGCCGGCCAGCTGGCGCACGAAGCTGGTGTATCTGCTGACGAAGCGCGGCGCCAGCCAGTCGAAGGTGGCAAGCTGGCTCAATACCGAGTCGAGCTGCGGCAGCGGCTGCGACACGTGCAAGGCGTGCGAAGAGCCGAAAGAGCACGTCATCAAAATCGTCCGTAGATAA
- a CDS encoding ferrous iron transporter B: MGAVERRVQADPRTPLIALLGNPNCGKTALFNRLTGARQKVANYAGVTIERKEGSFVSPAGRPIRLLDLPGAYSLSAQTPDEAITRDVVAGLRAGEQAPDAIVCVVNATNLRLNLRLVLEIKRLGLPMVLALNMVDVAQKRGITIDADKLSEELGMPVVETVAVQSGGEKSLLRALDLLPHDAPRAANPLSAIDAVSVEDTQREVRRILDACTSHANDTGNLSEKIDQFVLHPVLGPLLLAALMFLVFQAVFSWATPPMDMIKAGVDNVGQWIGGHMADGMLKSLLVEGILGGVGSVLVFLPQILILFFFILALEDCGYLPRAAFLLDRLMGGVGLSGRAFIPLLSSFACAIPGIMAARTIQNPRDRLVTIMIAPLMTCSARLPVYALIIAAFIPNREVGGIVSLQGLVLFVLYFAGIVSAMAVAWVFKRSMGGSGQQPLMLELPSYHWPHLQNLALGLWERAKIFLSRVGTIILTLMVLVWFLSSFPGAPEGATHPAIYYSIAGMIGRGMSVIFEPIGFGWQICIALVPGMAAREVAVGALGTVYALSQSGEALASSLTPIIAQSWTMATALSLLAWYVFAPQCLSTLSVVRRETGGIRWPLIMAGYMFSLAYVASFITYRVALALGS, from the coding sequence ATGGGTGCTGTCGAACGGCGGGTCCAGGCCGACCCGCGCACGCCGCTGATCGCCCTGCTGGGCAATCCCAACTGCGGCAAGACTGCCTTGTTCAACCGCCTGACCGGCGCGCGCCAGAAAGTGGCCAACTACGCCGGCGTCACCATCGAACGCAAGGAAGGCAGCTTCGTCTCGCCTGCCGGTCGTCCCATCCGCCTGCTCGACCTGCCCGGCGCCTACAGCCTGTCGGCCCAGACGCCCGACGAAGCGATCACGCGCGATGTCGTGGCCGGCCTGCGCGCCGGCGAACAGGCGCCCGACGCCATCGTCTGCGTCGTCAACGCCACCAACCTGCGCCTGAACCTGCGCCTGGTCCTCGAGATCAAGCGGCTCGGCCTGCCGATGGTGCTGGCCCTGAACATGGTCGACGTCGCGCAAAAACGCGGCATCACCATCGACGCCGACAAGCTGTCCGAGGAACTCGGCATGCCGGTGGTGGAAACGGTCGCGGTGCAAAGCGGCGGCGAAAAGTCGCTGCTGCGCGCGCTCGACCTGCTGCCCCACGACGCGCCGCGCGCGGCCAATCCGCTGTCGGCGATCGACGCGGTGTCGGTGGAGGACACCCAGCGCGAAGTGCGCCGCATCCTCGACGCCTGCACCAGCCACGCCAACGATACCGGCAACCTGTCGGAGAAGATCGACCAGTTCGTGCTGCATCCCGTGCTCGGCCCGCTCCTGCTGGCGGCGCTGATGTTCCTGGTGTTCCAGGCGGTGTTCAGCTGGGCTACGCCGCCGATGGACATGATCAAGGCCGGCGTGGACAACGTCGGCCAGTGGATCGGCGGGCACATGGCCGACGGCATGCTGAAAAGCCTGCTGGTCGAGGGCATCCTGGGCGGCGTCGGCAGCGTGCTGGTGTTCCTGCCGCAGATCCTGATCCTGTTCTTCTTCATCCTCGCGCTGGAGGACTGCGGCTACCTGCCGCGCGCCGCCTTCCTGCTCGACCGCCTGATGGGCGGCGTGGGGCTGTCGGGACGCGCCTTCATCCCGCTGCTGTCCAGCTTTGCCTGCGCCATCCCCGGCATCATGGCCGCGCGCACGATCCAGAATCCGCGCGACCGCCTGGTGACGATCATGATCGCCCCCCTGATGACCTGCTCGGCGCGGCTGCCGGTGTACGCGCTGATCATCGCCGCCTTCATCCCGAACCGCGAGGTCGGCGGCATCGTCAGCCTTCAAGGTCTGGTGCTGTTCGTCCTTTATTTCGCCGGCATCGTCAGCGCGATGGCGGTGGCGTGGGTGTTCAAGCGCAGCATGGGCGGCAGCGGCCAGCAGCCGCTGATGCTCGAGCTGCCTAGCTACCACTGGCCTCACCTGCAGAACCTGGCGCTGGGCCTGTGGGAGCGCGCGAAAATATTTTTGTCCCGAGTAGGGACGATTATCCTGACCCTGATGGTGCTGGTGTGGTTCCTTTCCAGCTTCCCCGGCGCGCCGGAAGGCGCCACCCATCCGGCCATCTACTACAGCATCGCCGGCATGATCGGCCGCGGCATGTCGGTGATTTTCGAGCCGATCGGCTTCGGCTGGCAGATATGCATCGCTCTGGTGCCTGGCATGGCCGCGCGCGAAGTGGCGGTCGGCGCGCTCGGCACCGTGTACGCGCTGTCGCAAAGCGGCGAAGCGCTGGCCAGTTCGCTCACGCCGATCATCGCGCAATCGTGGACCATGGCCACCGCGCTGTCGCTGCTGGCGTGGTACGTGTTTGCGCCGCAGTGCCTGTCCACGCTGTCGGTGGTGCGGCGCGAGACCGGCGGCATCCGCTGGCCGCTCATCATGGCGGGGTACATGTTCTCGCTGGCGTACGTGGCGTCGTTCATTACCTACCGCGTCGCGCTGGCGCTGGGGAGCTGA
- a CDS encoding ferrous iron transport protein A, with protein sequence MTLASTLTTLDTLAAGQGGTVIHLAPTNGDVDVSRRLMELGFVPGERIRMLRRGLQGGPLAIKVGQSTFALRRFEAALVSVKPE encoded by the coding sequence ATGACCTTAGCTTCGACACTGACCACACTCGACACCCTCGCCGCGGGGCAGGGCGGCACCGTGATCCACCTCGCGCCGACGAACGGGGACGTGGACGTGTCGCGCCGCTTGATGGAACTCGGTTTCGTGCCGGGCGAGCGGATCCGCATGCTGCGCCGCGGCCTGCAGGGCGGTCCGCTGGCGATCAAGGTCGGCCAGTCGACCTTCGCGCTGCGCCGTTTCGAAGCGGCGCTGGTATCGGTCAAGCCGGAGTAA
- a CDS encoding bacterioferritin-associated ferredoxin, whose protein sequence is MIVCVCNNISDREIRQAVDLGLSSMDELRSDLGVATCCGKCADYAEQVFNEHVERTSTTTTVTELSFRPSQVA, encoded by the coding sequence ATGATCGTTTGTGTCTGCAACAACATCTCCGACCGTGAAATCCGCCAGGCGGTGGACCTTGGCCTGTCCTCCATGGACGAGCTGCGCAGCGACCTGGGCGTGGCTACCTGCTGCGGCAAGTGCGCCGACTACGCCGAACAGGTGTTCAACGAGCACGTCGAACGTACCAGCACGACCACCACCGTTACCGAACTGTCGTTTCGCCCTAGCCAGGTTGCCTGA
- a CDS encoding energy transducer TonB, with amino-acid sequence MGAHSFSPYPPIGAPGAAIGRLRGQFTPLFLIAAVHALVLYGIYSGLLHRVAHDAAPAEVFVSLLAATPPPPPEPEVVPPAEVQAIEPPEVTVPTTVIDIAPAQPPASPAAPVAAAGAVAAPAGPGVGAASAPSAAAPAPPATPRTITSGVEYIRPPQPDYPAVSRRLGEQGRVVLRILVGETGLPEQVQVQTSSGFARLDEAGRQAALRAQFKPHLEDGRPVAVYVVVPLNFKLGG; translated from the coding sequence GTGGGCGCGCATAGCTTCTCGCCCTACCCTCCCATCGGCGCCCCGGGCGCCGCGATCGGCCGCCTGCGCGGCCAGTTCACTCCCCTGTTCCTGATCGCCGCCGTCCACGCGCTGGTGTTGTATGGAATCTACAGCGGCCTGCTGCATCGGGTGGCCCACGATGCGGCGCCGGCCGAAGTGTTCGTCAGCCTGCTGGCCGCCACGCCGCCCCCGCCGCCCGAGCCCGAGGTGGTGCCGCCGGCCGAAGTGCAGGCGATCGAGCCGCCCGAGGTCACCGTACCCACCACCGTCATCGATATCGCGCCTGCCCAGCCGCCGGCCAGCCCGGCCGCACCTGTTGCCGCCGCGGGCGCCGTGGCTGCGCCGGCCGGCCCTGGCGTGGGCGCAGCGTCCGCTCCCTCCGCCGCCGCTCCCGCGCCGCCAGCCACGCCGCGCACGATCACGTCCGGCGTCGAATACATCAGGCCGCCCCAGCCCGACTACCCTGCGGTCTCGCGCCGCCTGGGCGAACAAGGCCGGGTCGTGCTGCGCATCCTGGTCGGAGAAACCGGCCTGCCCGAGCAGGTGCAGGTGCAGACGTCGTCCGGCTTCGCCCGGCTCGACGAAGCCGGACGCCAAGCCGCCCTGCGCGCCCAGTTCAAGCCGCACCTCGAAGACGGCCGCCCGGTCGCCGTGTACGTGGTGGTCCCGCTCAACTTCAAGCTGGGCGGCTAA
- the bfr gene encoding bacterioferritin: protein MKGDPNIIRLLNAQLTNELTAVNQYFLHARMYRHWGLEKLGKKEYDESIGEMKHADKLIDRILMLDGLPNLQALHKLLIGENTEEMLNCDLQLERAAQVTVKEGVAECEKAGDFVSRELFVGILQDTEEHIEWLETQLDLIAKIGIQNYLQSQMGE, encoded by the coding sequence ATGAAGGGCGATCCGAACATCATCCGTCTGCTCAACGCGCAGCTGACCAACGAGCTGACTGCGGTGAATCAGTATTTCCTGCATGCGCGCATGTACCGCCACTGGGGCCTGGAAAAGCTGGGCAAGAAGGAATACGACGAGTCGATCGGCGAAATGAAGCACGCCGACAAGCTGATCGACCGCATCCTGATGCTCGACGGACTGCCCAACCTGCAGGCCCTGCACAAGCTGCTGATCGGCGAGAACACCGAGGAAATGCTCAACTGCGACCTGCAGCTCGAGCGCGCCGCCCAGGTCACCGTCAAGGAAGGCGTGGCGGAGTGCGAAAAGGCCGGCGACTTCGTCTCGCGCGAGCTGTTCGTGGGCATCCTGCAGGACACCGAAGAGCACATCGAGTGGCTGGAAACCCAGCTCGACCTGATCGCCAAGATCGGCATCCAGAACTACCTGCAGAGCCAGATGGGCGAGTAA